One window from the genome of Eriocheir sinensis breed Jianghai 21 chromosome 7, ASM2467909v1, whole genome shotgun sequence encodes:
- the LOC126995146 gene encoding zinc finger protein Noc-like produces the protein MVVLESKGMLTAGSNQYLQPDYLSPLPTTLDAKKSPLALLAQTCSQIGADSSKPLPADKKKDEDKKEKSPPTPLEATRRSPAFKPYESSTKKSMVEEGGGDDKPTGGRKTPASQPSSARPPSSSSGGSSAAAAKEDSGRRSIEASVSSSASTTPIIRSGLEVLAGHPKDVPLGTYRTGMPHLLPPGYPGLESHPALRGAHPGLMPSLGLAGLPSSLASVYPGASAAALYTTTGLPSSAALSPSLLGSSPYLTYTRVKTAGGGEAVVPVCRDPYCTGCPYSVQNNHLLQSGGACPPSCTQCEQAKAALSSLPGLSSLPSSSIVPASSLLPPTSVAAAAAASLYSPSASSLLTGPHRPYVCNWIVGETYCGKRFSTSEELLQHLRTHTSVTAPDSTSLSLLSNPLHAHAALLGSAHSALSRPGMAYPPPALSPLTASRYHPYSKPTSLTTTSALTPTLPGLSPYASALSAYPPGYPSPYAGLYPRPPL, from the exons ATGGTGGTTCTCGAGTCCAAAGGGATGTTGACTGCAGGCAGTAATCAATATTTACAACCGGATTACCTGTCTCCACTACCCACCACG CTGGACGCCAAAAAATCACCCCTCGCGCTCCTGGCGCAGACATGCTCGCAGATCGGCGCGGATTCCTCCAAGCCGCTGCCCGCTGACaaaaagaaggacgaggacaagaaggagaagtCGCCGCCTACGCCCCTCGAGGCCACCCGGCGCTCCCCGGCCTTCAAGCCCTACGAGAGCTCCACCAAAAAGTCCATGGTGGAGGAGGGCGGCGGGGACGACAAGCCGACGGGCGGCCGCAAAACGCCAGCAAGTCAGCCCTCCAGCGCgcggccgccctcctcctccagtgGCGGCTCCTCGGCCGCCGCCGCCAAGGAGGACAGCGGCCGCCGCAGCATCGAGGCCAGCGTGTCCTCGTCCGCCTCCACCACGCCCATCATCAGGTCCGGGCTGGAGGTGCTGGCGGGCCACCCCAAAGACGTGCCGCTGGGCACCTACCGCACGGGCATGCCGCACCTGCTGCCGCCCGGCTACCCGGGGCTGGAGAGTCACCCGGCTCTGCGCGGCGCCCACCCTGGCCTCATGCCGAGCCTAGGCTTGGCGGGGCTGCCCTCCTCCCTGGCCTCCGTCTACCCCGGCGCCTCCGCTGCCGCCCTCTACACCACCACGGGCCTGCCCTCCTCGGcagccctctccccttccctgctgGGCTCTTCTCCCTACCTGACCTACACCCGCGTCAAGACGGCAGGCGGCGGGGAGGCGGTGGTGCCCGTGTGCCGCGACCCCTACTGCACGGGCTGCCCCTACTCCGTGCAGAACAACCACCTGCTGCAGAGCGGCGGCGCCTGCCCGCCCTCGTGCACGCAGTGTGAACAGGCCAAGGCAGCCCTCAGCTCCCTGCCCGgcctctcctccctgccctcctcctccatcgtgcCCGCCTCCAGCCTCCTGCCGCCCACCTCggtagccgccgccgccgcagcctccCTCTACtcaccctccgcctcctccctgctGACGGGTCCGCATCGGCCCTACGTGTGTAACTGGATAGTGGGCGAAACCTACTGCGGGAAGCGCTTCTCCACCTCCGAGGAGCTGCTTCAGCACCTCCGCACCCACACCAGCGTCACGGCGCCAGACTCCACCTCCCTCAGCCTGCTCTCCAACCCCCTGCACGCCCACGCCGCCCTGCTGGGGTCCGCCCACTCCGCCCTCTCCCGACCCGGCATGGCCTACCCGCCCCCAGCCCTGTCCCCGCTCACCGCCAGCCGGTACCACCCTTACAGCAAGCCCACCTCCCTCACCACTACCTCCGCCCTCACGCCCACGCTGCCCGGCCTCTCCCCCTACGCCTCCGCCCTCTCGGCCTACCCGCCCGGCTACCCCTCCCCCTACGCTGGGCTGTACCCGCGGCCGCCCCTCTGA